The nucleotide window GGCGCATGGCCGTCGCAGCGCAGGAGCAAGGGGTGGAATATATCTCTGGTGAAGAGGGCTGGGTCAAGAGGTTGTTGTTCGATGAGGAGAAGCATTGTACGGGAGTGATTACGGCTGATGGCTCAACGCATGTTGCTGACTTGGTCGTGGTGGCTGCCGGAGCTTGGACGCCAACATTGCTGGACGTGGCGGGCCAGTTGACGGCCAAAGGCCACAGTGTGGCGCATATACAACTCTCCCCGGCGGAGACAGCTCATTATTCCGCACTGCCTATTATGGATAATCTGGAGCTGGGCTACTTTTTTCCGCCGCAGGCAGATGGGGTGTTCAAGATGGCGCATAGCCAGTTCATCACGAACATGCAGACGGATACACGGTCCGGAAACAAGTCATCTGTTCCTCACACCTTTGTGGACAATCCGCAAGATGATCTCCCGCTGGAAATCGAAGCTCAGATGCGCCGGAACCTTCGTCGTGTCCTACCAGAACTCGCCGACCGTCCATTCTGTTATACCCGTCTTTGCTGGGACGCTGATACCGCTGACCGCCACTTTCTGATTTCACCGCACCCTAATCATCAAGGACTGTACGTGGCTGCCGGAGGATCAGCGCATGGTTTCAAGTTTCTGCCCGTGCTGGGCAAGTACATTGCCGACTTGCTGGAAGGAAATTTAGAGTCCGACATTGCCCGGCAGTGGCAATGGCGCGCAGGCCAGACGGTGACCGCGAAGAATCTAGCCCATCAGGACCCCGAATCGGAGTTGAGTGACTTGACAGGATGGAAGGGACGTAAAACTCGTGAGAGGGGACCGAGATTGTAATAGTCAACGAAACAAACAAATAACACATGCTAAAATGAATGTCTTCATGTTAGCGCTAGTTTCCACCCCCCAAGCATCGTCATCGCATGTTCCCATTCAAAGCGCGCTGTCTCCCCTGACATGGCGTCATTTGCAATCTCATTTAGGTTAAGGTCACGGCGTCGCCAAACCATCTCTACTACTTCTCTTGCCGGGGTGATGTTCTAAACAATTAGTTTGTGAAATTGTATCCGTGGGTGAATAGACGTACACCAAAACGACGAATGGCCTCCCACTCCTGGAAGATCTGCAGAACAACGACTCTATCCCTGTCGTCCGAGGCACAGCAACctgcgaggaagagaggccATAGAGGAAGCACGGCAGTGCGCGTCATGTTGGACTTGTGCGTTTGTATAACATTGAGGATCTGGCGAACATAGCGGAGTTTTTCCTCAGAGGTGAACGATTGACACGAAGACATTGacgtagaagaagagcataTCTCATGCAGGAGCAGTAATGCACCCAAACGGTTTGTTTCAGCAATAACCATACATTCTTGTCCTGAGTGCAAGTCGATATCCGCACGAGGTGGCGTCTGACGGAGCACCTCCAACGAGTGCTTCAGTCTATATGCGCTCTGAATGTCCAGCTCACGCTCTTGCCATGCTAAGTCAGCTACTTTGTTTATTAGGAGAAGTAGCGCGTGACTGAATCCCATATAAGGGTCAATAATATCTGATGATGGACTTGGAGGCAAGGCAATAAGACTTGGATGCGTTCGTGGACAATCCCATCGAAAGGCCGTTCGGGCAAGAACGAGGTGAAAAACAAAGTAACGGTCGAAGAAACCAAGAAGCTCCTGACTGTGCTGCGACGATTTTTTCCAATATCGCTGCTTTCGTGCAGAAATGACATTCTGGAACCCATTAAGGTGAGTCACCCACGATGAACGACTATGATCTGAAATCTGATGCTGTCAACTCTCACGTCTGAGCGAGTAGGTATAGTTGGATATTTTCAATACCTCAAACCAACAGAGCATCAGAACAAGCCCCAATATCACATCCATCTCCCGATCTGACCAACTATTCTGATCTAGAAGAGACTGGAGGTAGAGTAGCGCACGGTGATGGTGTTCCAGAGCAGGGACGCGATACTGCACTTGGGAAAGACGCAAGGTATTTGCGGAAATGGCCAATGCCGCATGATAGATGCCATCAGAACTAAGAGCCATGGGCAAGATCAAGTATCGATATGGATTGGATTGTACATTGTCGACCAGGGTTGAGCTGCTGCAAATGACTGTCTCAAAGAATGCCAGCAGCATGGGATCCTCGCTGGATCGATTCAGGGCCGTGACTGGCATTGTATTCATTGCGGGTGATAGTAGCAGCCGCCGTGGATGACCGAGCGAGTTCCCGCCATAACCCCTATGGTACTCCACACAGAGCCAATTCACGTCGTCAGCGGACGTGTTTAAAAACATCCACTGCTGGTGCGAACTTCTAGGCGTAGGATGTCGCGGCATCTTAGCCAGGTCGTGCTCCTTTGAGACATCCATTCTCTTGCGGCCGTTCTTCGACCATACTCCGGTCCTTCCATGACAGACGCCCTTAGCGATCGATTCGTCAAGCCAAGTCAACTGAAAGCTGTATTCGCAGCCCCGGTTGTTTCGCGCGCAGCGACGGCAGACGGGACGGCTCTCTTTGGTATGCATTAGCTTACAGAGGCTATTCAATCCAGAGGTGAATTATCGTACCATCACACTTTACCCTTCGGGCTCTACAAGCCCTGCAGCCTGTCCGGGTGCgagagatgaaggagggcgccatgagatgaagaggaatggctgcggagaaggaaggagtgGTTTATCCGGAGCCATTTATAGGCCACGCGGGGAACACCCCGGCCTTATCAGCGAAACCTTAATGCATATAGCTGCACTCAATATAAGTCTTGATTATGTCTTGTCATGAAACCCATTCCTCAGTGCCCTaacttctcttccttgaacTGGCTGGTTCAAGCCCCAATATTCCAATGCAAAGACAGCGTCATAGACTATATGTTCTGTTAATGCGACCGTTCTGATGGTGTGGAAGAGAGGCGGGCGTTGTCAAATCCAATCAAAATTAACATAATCATCGTGCAAGTGGGCAGATGCTTGGGATATCCAGCCACTAGTGTCGCAGTTATCTCTAAAAGAGTGCTGTAAAGTCATATTTTGTAGGATGCTTCTCCGTTCCTCCGAAGACGCATTCCACATCTCATCACTGTCTGGCATGCTAAAGTCCAGATCTGCGAGCGTAAGAAGTGCACTCAATTGTGAGCCACCGTGACTTGGACCATCAGAATCGACTAGCTGTTTTGGCCCACATAGCCGACATAACTTATAGAGGGCCAACCCGAATCGCTTAGCTTCTTCCACACTTACCCAGATGAGAGCTACTGGCGCATCAAGGGGATGCTGAGCTAGCATATTCGAATACGAGAACAATCCCAGCTGCCGACAGGTTTCCACGAGCGATGTGAGTAGTTCGTACTTGGATGATGGCAGGTGACAACGAAGGTTCAGGTCAAAAGTCGCCTCCTGCTTAGCTATGAGCAGAGCAAATAtaagctggagaagaatgCTCTGGTATGTCGGCATCTGCCAAGGTTTCATCTCGATATGCTGTGGTGTTGATTCCGACACATACCACCGAGACTATGATTAAAAAGAAGTCAGCCCCTGTTTGACAATACTTATCATGCTCCAATCCCTACTTTTTGTGCCTGTATAGCAGACAGCAATTTTTGATGGAAATGCATCGCCGACTCCCGCCCCTCCCGGTCACCCTTGATCCATAGTCCAATCATTAGCATGGATTGTATGAGAATGCAAGGTTCCTTGGTAAGGTCAAATGTTCCTTTATGAAGGAAAGGCCAGACAGGATGAAATTTGCTGAAGTAAATATCTATGAAATCCTGGGCGATCCACCGTGATGCGTCGGGAACTGATGCATTTAACACAGTTCTCAGGTCCTCCTGTGTTCCAAACGCCTGTTGCTTCTCGTACCCAGTTGCGTTGGCATCTAGCGAACAGCTCAAACCCCGTTGTTGACACCGGCTGCACGGATGTCCGCCATCACAGCGTTCTTTTCGAGCATGGCACTTTTGGCAAGCCTTTACTGCCCGAGTCTGTGGAGGCTTTCTCTCAGGGTGATAATTTCGAACATGACGCCGTAACAGGTCGCTGGTCTACAGTTAGCTTTAAAGGCAGATGTTCAGGGGCTCCGGTCATGGGACATTCCTCCGGGCTAAAGTACTCTCACAGTAAGGACACGAGAGGCGTTCTCCTTCATTATGACGCGCAATATGCCTCTTCAAGTGTTCTCTTCGCTGATATGCTGCACCACAACCTGGATGGTCACATCGAAAGATATTATGAGACTTAGTAGGTTTAGGGGGTGGCATATTCGTTGGTTGGTCTGGGGCTCTCAGTTCTTGCGAGGATGTAAGAGGGATGCCGGGAAGTGACGAGAAGAAGTGACGCAGTTACCGAAATGGCCGCTGTTGCACCCGCTCCACGGTCAAACCCAATACCAAACAGCTGACAGGTTATTTTAAGCACCTTTGCAACGTGTATTAGTGGAAGAGTTACTTCGGGATAGGTTATAGACTTTTGTTATAAAGGATTAGTATTCAGGCCACTAATCGTGCCCCACTTTAGATACCATATCGGTATCCCACTGGGTCTCCCGCTCCAGGTTGCCACGCCATGAATTACCACTCTTCAGATCTCAATTGGAATATTATATGTGATTATTATTTCAgcaaaaataatttaataaataaatcaataaaataaaagaccCCGAATAAATTTCAACCagtattagattaattagttCATCAAAAAATTGTTTGTATTTAGAGATAGAAACATTGAGATATCTGCCGTATATGAGGAGGGATACCGAAGGGCGGGATACCGACGGCGGGATGCCGAAATGATCAGATTTGTTCGTTTCAAAGAAGCTTACAAGCTGAGTATATCATTAGAAGTCTATTATGTGAACAATATTAACCTTTTTTGCTGTGCCACTTAGCGAGTTTCAGCTATAAGTACTGGCCATCGAAGTCTTGCCTTCTTTAACAATATACTCACGTTTTGCCCAGATTCCCAAGCACTAAGTGCTATTCAGATCTATATATTGTGCCTTGCTCAGTTATCGGCAGACAATACCTTCCCACAAGTCTTTCTCTCATCAATCAGCCCCTCTTTCCAAGCTCATCAGTAATCATGGTACCCACTCTTAACATCACCCATATTGGCACTGCTACAGCCATACTTGAGATCAATGGGGTCAATATGCTCACCgaccctttcttctctcctgcCGGAACATCTTTCCCTATGACCGACAAGTTTTCTCTCAAAGTGGAGGATGACCCTGCCCTCCGCCTAGATCAGCTTCCTGTCATTGATGCAGTCCTGCTCAGTCATGAAGACCATGTCGACAACCTTGACGACCTCGGTCGCCGCCTGCTTGATGGGCGCCGAGTCTTCACTACTGTTGACGGTGCGAAGAACCTCTCCCCTCGGCCCGCAGTTCACGGTTTCGAGCCCtgggaagaaatggaagttACCATTGCCGGAAAGAAGTTTCAGGTTATTGGCACGCCAACAAAGCACGTCGATGGTAACGAGTGTACCGGCTTTATCTTGACCGGAGAGGACTTTGGTCATGGTCGCGACGGTCTCCCTAACGCAATCTACTTCTCGGGTGATACTGTTTAcgtggaggagctgaagcagaTGGCAGAGCGCTTTCATATTTGTGCTGCGATCGTCAACCTCGGTAATGCTCATGCGCCTACGGACATGACAGACCCCAGCAGCCCCCCTTATCAGATCACCATGGATGGCAAGCAGGCCGCGCAACTCTTCCGCAAAATCAAGGCCGACTACCTTGTACCTATGCATTATGAGTCATGGCATCATTTCACACAGTTTGGACAAGAGCTGCGTCAGGCTTTCCAGGAGGAAGGAATCAGTGACCAGGTATGCTGGCTCAAACCGGGGGAGCCTGTGAAGGTTCTGTGATTACACCCATCACAGTGAGAGTCAACAATAGAGTCATAAAACCTTGTTTTGCTTTAAACGGCCATGTGCTGCCGCATGTGTGTGCAGTCAAAAGTGTCATGTCTTAGCAGAAAATACCATGGAGACCTTCTAGTCTTGGCTTTTCAAAACCTTTTACAAATCTATTGGGAGAACTAATCAGTAAACAATGGAAGCCTATGGCCTCAATATATTCTCCTACACGTAATACTACAACGAATGAATTGTCAAGAGCAGATTGAACGCATTAACTGTCTGGATAGATGATAAGGAGCAACGCAGGAAGACTCGACATACACTACAAATGTTGCGTATCACAGGAACCAACAGGCCACCTTGGTGTAGCATAGTATGAGAACAATAGACAGGAAGAGTAATAGGCAAATGACTGAAAGGGGAAGGATGATTTGGCAGCCCGTGATCTCAAGCACGTGGCCTCAGCCCAATGCGTTCTTtctattcctcttcttcccttcccacttCCCCAACTTGTCCATAAACGTGCGATCATTTCATCATAGATGGGGT belongs to Aspergillus luchuensis IFO 4308 DNA, chromosome 3, nearly complete sequence and includes:
- a CDS encoding NAD(P)/FAD-dependent oxidoreductase (COG:E;~EggNog:ENOG410PVRG;~InterPro:IPR006076,IPR036188;~PFAM:PF01266,PF13450;~go_function: GO:0016491 - oxidoreductase activity [Evidence IEA];~go_process: GO:0055114 - oxidation-reduction process [Evidence IEA]) — translated: MDRNTRILIVGAGCFGTSTAYHLAQRGFTSIRVLDRYPAPSCEAASTDISKIIRSDYNEPLYARLGIEAIAAWKSSDLFRGLYHVPGWVLSAYKLSCAFVEGSIETCTKLGVEGLERLSTQQIHERFPLVTGELDGWNINVWNPTAGWAAAGEALRRMAVAAQEQGVEYISGEEGWVKRLLFDEEKHCTGVITADGSTHVADLVVVAAGAWTPTLLDVAGQLTAKGHSVAHIQLSPAETAHYSALPIMDNLELGYFFPPQADGVFKMAHSQFITNMQTDTRSGNKSSVPHTFVDNPQDDLPLEIEAQMRRNLRRVLPELADRPFCYTRLCWDADTADRHFLISPHPNHQGLYVAAGGSAHGFKFLPVLGKYIADLLEGNLESDIARQWQWRAGQTVTAKNLAHQDPESELSDLTGWKGRKTRERGPRL
- a CDS encoding Zn(II)2Cys6 transcription factor (COG:S;~EggNog:ENOG410PY53;~InterPro:IPR036864,IPR021858,IPR001138;~PFAM:PF00172,PF11951;~go_function: GO:0000981 - DNA-binding transcription factor activity, RNA polymerase II-specific [Evidence IEA];~go_function: GO:0008270 - zinc ion binding [Evidence IEA];~go_process: GO:0006355 - regulation of transcription, DNA-templated [Evidence IEA]); amino-acid sequence: MAPSFISRTRTGCRACRARRVKCDESRPVCRRCARNNRGCEYSFQLTWLDESIAKGVCHGRTGVWSKNGRKRMDVSKEHDLAKMPRHPTPRSSHQQWMFLNTSADDVNWLCVEYHRGYGGNSLGHPRRLLLSPAMNTMPVTALNRSSEDPMLLAFFETVICSSSTLVDNVQSNPYRYLILPMALSSDGIYHAALAISANTLRLSQVQYRVPALEHHHRALLYLQSLLDQNSWSDREMDVILGLVLMLCWFEISDHSRSSWVTHLNGFQNVISARKQRYWKKSSQHSQELLGFFDRYFVFHLVLARTAFRWDCPRTHPSLIALPPSPSSDIIDPYMGFSHALLLLINKVADLAWQERELDIQSAYRLKHSLEVLRQTPPRADIDLHSGQECMVIAETNRLGALLLLHEICSSSTSMSSCQSFTSEEKLRYVRQILNVIQTHKSNMTRTAVLPLWPLFLAGCCASDDRDRVVVLQIFQEWEAIRRFGNITPAREVVEMVWRRRDLNLNEIANDAMSGETARFEWEHAMTMLGGWKLALT
- a CDS encoding MBL fold metallo-hydrolase (COG:S;~EggNog:ENOG410PIT6;~InterPro:IPR001279,IPR036866;~PFAM:PF13483,PF12706), whose protein sequence is MVPTLNITHIGTATAILEINGVNMLTDPFFSPAGTSFPMTDKFSLKVEDDPALRLDQLPVIDAVLLSHEDHVDNLDDLGRRLLDGRRVFTTVDGAKNLSPRPAVHGFEPWEEMEVTIAGKKFQVIGTPTKHVDGNECTGFILTGEDFGHGRDGLPNAIYFSGDTVYVEELKQMAERFHICAAIVNLGNAHAPTDMTDPSSPPYQITMDGKQAAQLFRKIKADYLVPMHYESWHHFTQFGQELRQAFQEEGISDQVCWLKPGEPVKVL